The following proteins come from a genomic window of Nicotiana tomentosiformis chromosome 12, ASM39032v3, whole genome shotgun sequence:
- the LOC138902967 gene encoding uncharacterized protein, protein MYFEGLMRLDKFTKLFPIRFGGTPSEVPHDFIDRCHKVLCNMDIVESNMVDFVVFQITDSAKRWWQDYVWGRPTSLPPFTWRGSMMVTQYETGFMDVARHAVILIPTERERGRRFIDGLAFGIRLQMAKKTGDDIYFQHAVEIARLAAPPAQLARGRGHAARGGGQAIRGRGQPARGRLRGGGDSIVVDHVYRSYVVSIRRFETRVDLLLLDMVDFDVILDSVPVVREFSDVFPVDLSGMPPDRDMDFCMDLDPGTQPISIPPYRMAPTELKELKKQLQDLLDKGFIRCSISP, encoded by the exons ATGTATTTTGAGGGATTGATGAGATTAGACAAGTTCACAAAGTTATTTCCTATTCGCTTTGGTGGCACACCTTCTGAGGTCCCacatgatttcattgatcgttgccaCAAGGTGTTGTGTAACATGGATATTGTGGAGTCCAATATGGTTGACTTTGTAGTATTTCAGATAACCGactctgccaagaggtggtggcaggattATGTGTGGGGCAGACCAACTAGTTTACCGCCATTCACTTGG CGGGGTAGCATGatggttactcagtatgagaccggATTCATGGACGTAGCTCGCCATGCAGTTATCTTgattcctactgagagggagagagggaggagattcattgatggtcttGCTTTtggtatcaggctacagatggccaagaagACTGGGGATGATATTTATTTCCAGCATGCAGTAGAGATTGCTAGAC ttgctgcaccgccCGCTCAGttagctagaggcaggggtcatgctgctagaggtggaggtcaggccattagaggaagaggccagccagctagaggtcgtctGAGAGGCGGAG gagattctattgttgtagatcatgtttatcgctcGTATGTGGTTTCTATCAGGAGATTTGAGACTAgggtagaccttctacttcttgatatggtggacttcgatgttatcttag attcagtaccagttgtgcgaGAGTTTTCAGACGTGTTTCCtgtagatttgtcggggatgccacccgacagagatatggACTTTTGTATGGACTTGgatccgggcactcagcccatttctattccaccataccgtatggctccaactgagttgaaggaactgaagaagcagttgcaagatttgctcgataaggggttcattagatgTAGtatctcgccctag
- the LOC138902968 gene encoding uncharacterized protein, with product MGSSGPSASTSVCTSNIDPSSPLFLSSSDVPGISLTIPFAGVGFGGRKCNMIVSLSARNKIGFIDGSCIKPPENSPQYRQWDRCNNMVILWLTHSLSSDIAESVQYSETAKSIWKQLNNRYGVVNGTKVFELKRQLVSTYQGSLDIASYFNKLKKVWEELGLCTPLMQIHVFVLQKKVFKGRKRRTKSINFSWQKQFNPQAQQRQFHQRVTFDQSRNAAYCKYCKKPGHKAENCYKLIGFPSNFKFTKG from the exons ATGGGTAGTTCCGGACCTAGTGCGTCTACTTCTGTGTGTACTTCTAATATTGATCCTTCTTCTCCATTGTTCCTCTCATCTTCCGATGTTCCTGGTATTTCCCTCACTATACCATTCGCAGGGGTTGGATTTGGAGGAAGGAAATGCAATATGATAGTCTCCTTATCTGCTAGAAATAAAATAGGATTCATTGATGGGTCATGCATCAAACCTCCTGAAAACTCTCCTCAATATAGACAATGGGATCGTTGTAATAATATGGTCATTTTATGGTTGACTCATTCTTTATCATCTGATATTGCTGAAAGTGTACAGTACTCAGAAACAGCTAAAAGTATATGGAAACAACTTAATAATAGATATGGGGTTGTAAATGGGACCAAGGTTTTCGAATTAAAAAGGCAACTTGTCTCCACTTACCAAGGATCTCTTGATATTGCCTCTTATTTCAATAAACTCAAGAAGGTCTGGGAAGAACTGGGGTTATGTACACCACTCATGCAAATTCATGTGTTTGTGCTGCAAAAGAAGGTCTTCAAAGGGAGAAAGAGGAGGACAAAGTCCATCAATTTCTCATGG CAAAAGCAATTCAATCCTCAAGCTCAACAAAGACAATTTCATCAAAGAGTAACTTTTGATCAGTCTAGAAATGCTGCTTATTGCAAGTATTGCAAGAAACCTGGGCATAAGGCTGAAAATTGTTACAAACTCATTGGGTTCCCCTCCAATTTCAAGTTCACCAAAGGATGA